The Geoglobus acetivorans genome window below encodes:
- a CDS encoding PIN domain-containing protein — protein sequence MIYVTDTHPLVWYLMDRLPENADRIFTSAEKGDAIIYIPTIVLAECMYLAESGRIEIDFEDLLGRLEVGRNFVPVSFNFKVLKLLPEVKLKELHDRIIVATARILDAKLITKDEEIRESGMVETVW from the coding sequence ATGATTTACGTAACTGACACCCATCCACTTGTCTGGTATCTGATGGACAGGCTGCCGGAAAACGCAGACCGCATTTTCACATCTGCGGAAAAAGGAGACGCCATAATCTACATCCCCACAATTGTGCTTGCGGAGTGCATGTATCTTGCGGAAAGTGGAAGGATAGAAATTGATTTCGAAGACCTGCTCGGCAGGCTGGAAGTGGGCAGAAACTTCGTTCCAGTATCCTTCAACTTTAAGGTTCTGAAACTCCTCCCCGAAGTAAAGCTGAAAGAACTTCACGACAGGATAATCGTCGCAACCGCGAGGATTCTCGATGCCAAACTCATCACAAAAGATGAAGAAATCAGAGAATCGGGAATGGTCGAAACCGTGTGGTGA
- a CDS encoding glycosyltransferase, which produces MKKFPRVSIIILNWNGWKDTIECLESLYQITYPNYDVIVVDNGSEDDSVQKIKEYCESRMEVNSKFFEYNPKNKPIKVFEISEDKARKGKFNRPLYEKFDVDRRLILIENKENYGFAKGNNVGIKFALSVLNPDYVLLLNNDTVVDKNFLNELVKVAESDKSIGIIGPKVYYYDFDGKSNVVHSRGGKVLPKLGLAPPIGNSEVDTNYAVCPPYDVDYVEGSCLLAKSKIIKNIGLLNETLFSYWEEVDFCLKAIESKHRVVCTTSSKIWHKVSSSIGKTHPIKLYYMARNKHIIIKNHYNVLNLSILIIYSSIDALISVIVYWIKYNCKRCVISLLMGHIEGIMNNIHTLKNQRTPILSSILK; this is translated from the coding sequence ATGAAGAAATTCCCGAGAGTCTCCATCATCATCCTCAACTGGAACGGCTGGAAGGACACAATAGAATGCTTGGAGTCGCTTTATCAGATTACGTATCCAAACTATGATGTCATTGTCGTAGATAACGGTTCTGAAGATGACTCAGTTCAGAAAATAAAGGAATACTGTGAGAGTAGGATGGAAGTGAACTCTAAATTCTTTGAATACAATCCAAAAAACAAGCCCATAAAAGTGTTCGAGATATCAGAAGATAAGGCAAGAAAGGGAAAATTTAACCGACCACTTTATGAGAAGTTCGACGTTGATAGGCGACTGATCCTTATTGAAAATAAAGAAAATTATGGTTTCGCCAAGGGAAATAATGTGGGCATAAAGTTTGCTTTGAGTGTTTTGAATCCTGATTACGTTTTGCTTTTGAACAACGATACTGTGGTTGATAAAAACTTCCTAAATGAACTCGTGAAAGTTGCTGAAAGCGATAAGAGCATAGGTATTATAGGTCCCAAAGTATATTATTACGATTTCGATGGTAAATCAAACGTTGTGCATTCAAGAGGGGGCAAAGTTTTGCCAAAACTTGGATTAGCACCGCCAATAGGGAATTCTGAAGTAGACACAAACTATGCCGTATGCCCCCCATATGATGTGGATTATGTTGAGGGTTCTTGCTTACTGGCAAAATCTAAGATCATTAAGAACATAGGATTGTTAAACGAAACATTGTTTTCGTATTGGGAAGAAGTAGATTTTTGTCTGAAAGCGATAGAAAGTAAACATAGAGTAGTGTGTACAACATCGTCAAAAATATGGCACAAAGTATCTTCGTCAATTGGAAAAACACATCCCATTAAGCTGTACTACATGGCAAGAAACAAACACATAATTATTAAAAATCATTATAATGTACTAAATCTTTCAATTTTGATAATATATTCAAGTATAGATGCTCTAATTTCGGTGATAGTCTACTGGATAAAATATAATTGCAAGCGATGTGTGATCAGTCTACTAATGGGGCACATAGAGGGAATCATGAATAATATTCATACACTTAAAAATCAGAGAACTCCCATACTCTCTTCAATTCTTAAATAA
- a CDS encoding glycosyltransferase — MTLIEQQIEWRVNMRILSVVYLWNLGQLEYNAMWNRIFNIANQLNRCGADVDIVAFVSSINQVLNLRLRENIPENDVGIDWFYDHSMVCELAKRDYDIVYANLSVSGGILAPILRTPGRSSLIVTDFHGIAEFEFPLIHDLANVVNYLKYCVVKTLESKSVKLTDLAVSVSYKMKNMLVGRYGMEPERIVYATNGVDFSNFDLGSISSTELWELKENLGIEDKFLFGYFGGFQKWQGVENFIKAARIVKSDEIGFVIGGLQIKRPVRDEKGSIIYLPKISQSEIFKYYRLCDVLVLPRPHHPAAEVAAPTKFAEYSAAGRPVLATEVGDAADFVRNYGSGIVVADNSPENLVRGIEYLHSLPKSKLAKMGYRSRKLAEKEFDWESVGKTIYLRIEESMGVL, encoded by the coding sequence TCTTTGGAACTTAGGACAATTGGAGTACAACGCCATGTGGAACCGGATTTTCAACATTGCAAATCAGTTGAATAGGTGTGGAGCTGACGTAGATATTGTTGCCTTTGTTTCCAGCATTAATCAAGTGCTAAACCTGCGTTTGAGGGAAAACATTCCCGAGAATGATGTAGGTATTGATTGGTTTTACGATCATTCTATGGTTTGCGAATTGGCCAAAAGGGATTATGATATCGTATATGCGAATTTATCTGTTTCTGGTGGTATTTTGGCCCCTATTCTTAGGACTCCGGGAAGGAGCTCTCTTATTGTTACCGACTTTCATGGCATCGCAGAATTTGAGTTCCCATTGATTCACGATCTCGCCAATGTGGTAAATTATCTCAAATATTGTGTAGTAAAGACACTCGAATCTAAATCAGTAAAATTGACTGATTTGGCCGTGTCAGTCTCATATAAGATGAAAAACATGCTTGTTGGTAGGTATGGTATGGAGCCTGAGCGGATAGTTTACGCAACAAACGGTGTTGACTTCTCGAATTTTGATTTAGGGAGTATTTCTAGCACTGAATTGTGGGAACTTAAAGAAAATTTGGGAATTGAGGATAAGTTCCTTTTTGGGTATTTTGGTGGTTTTCAAAAATGGCAGGGTGTTGAAAATTTTATTAAAGCTGCTCGAATTGTGAAATCGGATGAAATTGGGTTTGTAATTGGAGGTCTTCAAATCAAGCGGCCAGTAAGAGATGAGAAGGGATCCATAATATATCTTCCAAAAATTAGCCAGAGTGAAATCTTTAAGTACTATAGGCTATGCGATGTTTTGGTACTTCCAAGACCTCATCATCCTGCTGCAGAAGTGGCGGCGCCAACTAAGTTTGCAGAATATTCAGCCGCTGGAAGGCCAGTATTGGCTACTGAGGTCGGAGATGCTGCTGATTTTGTTAGAAATTATGGTTCAGGAATTGTGGTAGCTGATAACAGTCCTGAAAATTTGGTTAGAGGGATAGAATATCTGCATTCTCTTCCGAAATCCAAATTGGCTAAAATGGGGTATAGATCGAGGAAGCTGGCTGAAAAAGAATTTGATTGGGAGAGTGTTGGAAAAACTATTTATTTAAGAATTGAAGAGAGTATGGGAGTTCTCTGA